In the genome of Pseudomonadales bacterium, the window ACGCCGGCTTGGTTTTCGACACAGTCCATGGTCAGCGGCAAGGTGGCGGAAGAGGAGGCGGTGGAGAACGCTGTCAATAATGCCGGTGACATCGCCTGATAATGTTTCAGAGGCTTAACCTTGGCCACATACTTAAGTAATACTGCCATGGTAAAGCCTGCATGTAATAACAGCGCTAACGTGACCGTGGCCATAAATACCAATAGCGGCACAAACAACGCTAAGCCAGTTTTTGCCATGGTTTCGCCAACCAAGGCAAACACCCCCAAAGGTGCAAATTTCATCACAAAATTGGTGAGCATGATCATGATTTGCTGCAGTCCCTGCCAAAAATTCATCATAGTTGTTTGTGCATCACCGGTAACACGCGATAAAAAATAGCCAAATAACAGCGCAAAAAAGATTAAGCCCAGCATTTGTCCCTTAGCCGCAGCATCGACAATATTAGGCGGCACCATACGTAAAAAAACCGCCATCACATCAGAGCCACTTTTGCCTTCTACTTTCGCCAGCTGGGCATTCACAGCAGCATCTGAACTTAGCGACAGCTGCGCACGCGCAGGCTCGCCATCAATGATGCCTGGGGTAAAAAGGTTTACCAATAGCAAGCCCATCAAAATCGCTAGCAAACTCGACAGCATATAAAAGCCTAGGGTTTTACCGCCCAGACGGCTAATCTCAGACGACTCGCCCATATTCGCGATGCCGCAAATGATCGATGACAACACCAAGGGCACAATCAGCATTTTCAGCGCATTAAGAAACAAGGTGCCGACAAAATCCAGGCTTCCAATCACAGACACGCCAAGCAGGGTAGTTTCTGGGGTAATCAACAGCCCGACGATAATCGCACCGGCGATCGCGATGAGGATTTGCCAGTGCAGTTTTAGCTTTAACATAAAAAGTCCTTAGGATTTAGCCTGATTGCAGCCGCTAACATAGCAATGAATAGGTGACGGGCTCAAGCCTTAATGGGCTTAAACGTTTAAGCAGCACAGGCTTGCAGCACAGTGGCCTGTGTCAGTGCGCTGCTAATCTAGCCTGCCAGTTGCCCTGGTGACTTTGCTGGCAATTTTCTTCGGTGTCAAAGCTGATCTGACGTTTCGGCTGCTTAAGCCCGATCTGCTGCTTGGCCAAATGCTGTTGTATTAAAGCGGCTAAGTCTCGATCATGGCTCTGCGCTAAAAACTGCGTCAGTGCTGCATTAGTATCAAACACGCAAATCACCGAGAGCGAGTCTGGAAAGCGCTGATAGTTTACTCGATGGGTGAGCCAGCTAAAGCCAGCATAAGTTTCCAAGGCTATCTCGCAGACCTCGGTCAGTGCCAAACAGATCGCATTCTCTATTTTTTTATCGCGCTTGCGCATAAATATCACTTAAAGCTGTTTTATGGGCTTGCCGTTCAAGGCGCTAAATACTCGCAGCGCTGTTCGGCAATTTGCCAGCGCGCGCGAATATGATAATCAGCTTTATCGGGGCGTGGCAACTGCAGCGACTCAAGTTCGCGCGCGCGAATACGGATCACGGCAAAATTTTGCTGCGCCTGCGATAGGCTGTTAAAACAAAAGGCCTGCGCCGGGTCATCAACTGGCTCGCCGGGGCAGTGCTGTAAGGCATACAGGCGCTGCGCTTCATTAGATAAACGCTGCCACTGGTCTTGGCTAAACGCATCGTGATAATGCAAGCTAGCC includes:
- a CDS encoding dicarboxylate/amino acid:cation symporter codes for the protein MLKLKLHWQILIAIAGAIIVGLLITPETTLLGVSVIGSLDFVGTLFLNALKMLIVPLVLSSIICGIANMGESSEISRLGGKTLGFYMLSSLLAILMGLLLVNLFTPGIIDGEPARAQLSLSSDAAVNAQLAKVEGKSGSDVMAVFLRMVPPNIVDAAAKGQMLGLIFFALLFGYFLSRVTGDAQTTMMNFWQGLQQIMIMLTNFVMKFAPLGVFALVGETMAKTGLALFVPLLVFMATVTLALLLHAGFTMAVLLKYVAKVKPLKHYQAMSPALLTAFSTASSSATLPLTMDCVENQAGVSKKTSSFVLPLGATINMDGTALYECVAAMFIAQAYGLDLSFATQFTIVAVALLTSIGVAGIPAASLVAIAVILTAIGLPLEGIGLLLVTDRILDMMRTAVNVFSDSCCAVVIARSENEATQLV
- a CDS encoding Fis family transcriptional regulator encodes the protein MRKRDKKIENAICLALTEVCEIALETYAGFSWLTHRVNYQRFPDSLSVICVFDTNAALTQFLAQSHDRDLAALIQQHLAKQQIGLKQPKRQISFDTEENCQQSHQGNWQARLAAH